CGCGACCGAGACGAGGAAGATCCACGGCGTGGGGTCCTCGGGGTGGGCGTCGGCGGCGCGCAGGCAGGCCAGCACCGCCTTGTCGACGCGAACAACTTCGACTGGAACGAGGGCGGTTACAACAACTCGCAGCCCTTCTACCTGTCGAGCGCATCGGCTCGTACACGGCCCTGGTGGGCAAACCGTTCATGCCACCGGTGTACGGCCTCGAACCCGGCGACTCCGACTGCTACCTGCACAACGCCAACCGCGGCGAGCGGCACACCCTCGACGCCCTGAAGGTCGCCGACGGCTACACCGAGCACGACATGCCGCTCGGCTGGATGCTCGTCAACGACGGCTACGGCTGCGGCTACGAGGATCTCGACCGGACCGCCAAGGGCCTGAACGAGCACGACGCCCAGCTCGGGCTGTGGACCCAGGACGGCATCGACAAACTCGCCGACCAGGTCAAGGCCGGGCAGCGGGTGGCGAAGCTCGACGTGGCCTGGGTGGGCAACGGCTACGGCTTCGCGCTCGACGCCTGCGACCGGGCGAAGGCCGGGATCGAGGACAACAGCGACGCCCGCGGCTTCGTCTGGCTGCCGGTGTCCTGGGCGGGCGCCCAGCGCTGCGGCGTCCTGTGGAGCGGCGACCAGAAACTGTCCTGGGACTACATCCGCTGGCAGATCCCCACGTACGCCGGGGCCACCCTGTCGGGCATCGCGTACAACACCGGTGACGTGGGCTCCATCTACGGCCACGACCCGAAGATGTACGCCCGGGACCTCCAGTGGAAGGCCTTCCTGCCGGCCGTCATGACCATGGACGGCTGGGCCTCGGACATCACGACGGGCAAGCCGGCCGACCAGCAGCCCTGGCTCGACGGGGAGCCGTACACCTCCATCAACCGCAAGTACCTCCAGCTCAAGGAGCGCCTGCTCCCCTACATGTACACACTGTCCGCCGAGGCCGCGACGTCGGGCGTCGGCGCCGTACGCCCGCTCTGGCTGGAGTATCCGGACGACCCGAAGACCCTGGGAGCGGACGCCAGGTACGAGTTCCTCGCGGGCTCCGACTTCCTGGTCGCTCCCGTCTACAAGGACTCCGACACCCGGGACGGCATCTATCTGCCGAAGGGCACCTGGACGGACTACTGGACGGGCCGCACGTACCGGGGCCCGACCACCGTCGACGGCTACCACGCACCGCTCGACACCCTGCCCCTCTTCGTGAAGGGCGGCTCGATCGTCCCCATGTGGCCCAAGGGCACGACGAGTTGGAAGACCCGTGACCGGAACGAACTGGACTGGGACCTGTACCCGAAGGGCGACAGCGGTTACACGCTGTACGAGGACGACGGCGTGACCCGGCACTTCGCCGAGGGAGCCTCGGCGACCCAGCGCGTCACGGTCGCCGCCCGACGGACCGCGACGACCGTCGACGTCGGCGCGAGCAGGGGGAGTTACCAGGACAAGCCGGCGTCCCGCGCGTACCGCTTCACCGTGCACGGCGAGCCGGCGCCCCGGCGGGTACTCCTCGACGGACACCCGCTGCCCCGCACGTCGTGGTCGTACGACAGCGGCACCGGGGTGACCACGGTGAGCACACCCCGTCTGACGCTGGACCGGGGGTTCACCCTGCGTCTGGTCCGGTAGGAAGGCGGGTCAGCGCCCCGGGCGTCCCGTCGCGTGCTGCGCGGCGAGGCGCACCGGGGCGTTCTGCGCTCCGTATCCGCGGTATCCGCCGTCGCGCTGGACGAGTTCGAAGAAGACGCGGCCGATCGTCTCCGTGTAGCAGTGCCTGAACTCCCCGTGGGCGTCGCGGTCGTAGAGGATGCCGAGGTCGCGCAGGACGGCGAGTTCCTCCGCGTCGAGGTCGTGCCGGGCGGCCAGGTCGTCGTGGTAGTTGGCGGGGATGGGCAGCAGTCGGCCGCCGGACGCGCGGAAGCGCCGGGCGGCTTCCGCCACGTCGTCGGTGGCGAGGGCGATGTGCTGGACGCGGGCTCCGTCGTCCGTCGGGGCGGGGCCGACACCGAGGGCGATCCGGACACTCCCGTCGGCGTTGGTGACGGCGCGGCTGCGGTGCAGGCCGTAGGGGTCGGCGACGTCCACGCTCTCCTGGCCGGTCAGGCCGAGCACACCGCGGTGGAACAGCGCGGCCTCGTCGAACTGGTGCCAGGGCTGGGTGAGTGCGAGGTGGTCGATCCGGCTCACGGACCCAGGGCCGGCCGGGCGCGCGGCCGGTGCGCCGGTGCCGACCGGCTCGAAGTCGTCCGTCCACCGGCGGAGTTCGGGACCGGTGGAGGCCGCCGGCGGGCCGGACGGGGCCGGGGATCCGGTGGGGGCGCAGAAGAAGACCTCCGTTCCGTCGGGCGCTGCCACGGCGTCGAGCGCGGCGTCGTCGAGAGCCCGGCGGCGCGGCAGCACGGGCGCGAGGAGTGCCTCGGCGCGACGGGCCGCGGCGGCCGGGTCGGGCGACTCCAGGCCGATCGCGGCGAGGGCCGTGCCGTCTCGCGAGGCGGCCGGACCGGTGTTGACCAGGACGCGGGCCCCGCCCTGCTGCCACAGGTCCACCGGCTTGCCCCGGTGCCGGGCGGTGCGGGTGAAGCCGAGCGCGCCGAGGAGGCCGGCGACGGGGACGACGTCGGGGGTGACGAGTTCGGCGAAGGCGACACCGGTCGGCACGACGGGGGCGGGCGGCGCGGCGAGGGCCATCCCGGCGGGGAGGACCGGCCGCGTCCGTTCCTGGAGGACGAGGAGGGAACGCCGGGCGTCGACGGCGGTCGGCCCCGCGGCGGCCTGCCGGAACACGTCGTTGAACACCTCCAGCGACAACGGGCCCCGGTATCCGGCGCGCAGGACGTGCGCCAGCAGACCGGAGAGGTCGAAGCCGCCCTGCCCGGGGAAGCAGCGGTAGTGGCGGCTCCACTGGAGGACGTCCATCGCCATCAACGGGGCGTCGGCCAGTTGCAGGAAGAAGATCCGGTCCCCGGGGATGTCCTCGATCCCCTTGGGGTCGGAGCCGCGCGCCAGGATGTGGAAACTGTCCAGACAGGTGCCGAGGGCCGGATGGCCGGCAGCCTCGACGACGGTCCAGGCATGGTCGTACGTGTTCACGTGCCGCCCCCAGGCGAGCGCCTCGTAGGCCACCCGGACGCCGAAGTCCTCGGCGAGGCGGGCCAGTCGGTGCAGTTGTTCCGCCGCGAGCGCGTCGTCGTCGACGGCGAGGGGCGAGACGCTGGAGCACACGAGCACGGTGTCGGCGCCGAGACGTCGCATGAGAGCGAACTTGTGGCGGGCCCGGCGCAGCGAGCGCGCGAACGCCGCCTCCGGAAGGGCCTCGACGTCACGCATCGGCTGGTACAGATCGATGGTCAGGCCGAGGTCGGCGGTGCGGTCCCGGATCTCCTCGGGGGTGAGGGGGCTCGCGAGCAGGTCGTTCTCGAAGATCTCCACACCGTCGAAACCCGCGCGGGCGGCGGCGGTGAGCTTCTCGGTCAGCGAACCGCTGAGGGACACGGTGGCGATGGACGTACGCACGCTGCTTCCTTCCGTAGCCGGGGCAGTCGGGGTGACGGGGGCCGGGGACCGGCCGGAGCGGTCGGGGCCGGCGCGGTGCGGTCCGCCGTCACGCGTTCTCCGCCGCGGGCACCGGGGAGCCCGCCGGCTCGGCGATGTCCGCGAGCATCCGGGCCGGGTCGGGCTCACGTCCGGTGAAGAGCCGGAAGGCGTCCGCGGCCTGGAAGGCGGCCATGCCGCCTCCGTCGAGGACCGCGCAGCCGGCGGCACGGGCGGCCCGCACCAACTCGGTCTCCAGCGGCCGGTAGACCACCTCCGCCACCCACAGCCCGGGACGCAGCAGCCGCGCCGGGAAAGGGAGTCCGGGGTGCGCGGCCATACCGGTGGGCGTGGCGTGCACGACGCCGTCGGCACGGGCGAGCAGCCCGGCGAGCGCGTCCGGTGCCGCGGCGGCGGCCCGGCCGGTGCCGAAGTGCCGGCGCAGGGCGGCGGCGAGCCGGGCGGCCCGGTCGGGCAGCGCGTCGACGACGGTGACGTGACCCGCGCCGAGGGTGAGCACCGCGTGGGCGACGGCGGCGCCCGCGCCGCCCGCGCCCAGCTGGACGACCCGCTCCAGGGACACGTCGGGCAGGCCGCGGGCGAAGGACGCCGCGAAGCCGGTGACGTCCGTGTTGTGGCCGATCGCCCGGCCGTCCTCGAAGACCACGGTGTTGACCGCGCCGAGGGCCGCCGCCTGCGGGGTGAGGTCGTCGAGGTGGCCGATGACGAGCTGCTTGCAGGGGTGCGTGATGTTCAGCCCGTCGAAGCCGACGTCGCGTGCCGCGCGGACGAGGTCGCCGACCGCCTCGGGGGCGACGCCGAGCGTGTCGAGGTCGATCAGCCGGTACAGACAGCGCAGTCCCAGCCGGTCGGCCTCGTGTTCGTGCAGCACCGGGCTGAGCGAGGGACCGATCCCCGAGCCGATCAGGCCGACGAGGTACGAGGTCTGGGACACGGCGGGCCTCCGGCGAGGACGACTGACGCTGACGACAGGGTTAATGTACGAACTGGTTCGTTAGTCATATCAAGGCGTCCGCCCGATGGGAAGGGAGGCGGCGGGAGGGGACCGCGCGCGCCCGCTCCGCCGCACCCTGCTTCTAGAATCGCGGGCACCGACCGTCTCGCCCGAAGGAACCCGATGACCAGCGTCGAAGAACCGGCACGACCCGGCGGCCGCATCCGCGACGCCGCCCGCACCCGGGCCGAGATTCTTGACGTGGCGACCCAGGAGTTCTCCCGTGCCGGCTTCGCGGGCGCCCGGGTCGACGAGATCGCCGCCCGCACCAGCACCACGAAGCGGATGATCTACTACTACTTCGGCGGCAAGGAACAGCTCTTCACGGCGGTCCTGGAGCGGGCGTACACGGTCATCCGGCAGGCCGAACAGAAGCTGGACGTCGAGCATCTCGACCCGGTCGCGGCCATCCGCAGACTCGCCGAGCTGACCTTCGACCACCACGAGGCGCACCCCGACTTCATCCGCCTGGTGAGCATCGAGAACATCCACGAGGCCGAACACATCGTCGCCTCGGACGAGTTGGGCAGCATCGGCTCGCCCGCACTCGACGTGATCGGCCGGATCCTG
The window above is part of the Streptomyces sp. NBC_01428 genome. Proteins encoded here:
- a CDS encoding bifunctional sugar phosphate isomerase/epimerase/4-hydroxyphenylpyruvate dioxygenase family protein produces the protein MRTSIATVSLSGSLTEKLTAAARAGFDGVEIFENDLLASPLTPEEIRDRTADLGLTIDLYQPMRDVEALPEAAFARSLRRARHKFALMRRLGADTVLVCSSVSPLAVDDDALAAEQLHRLARLAEDFGVRVAYEALAWGRHVNTYDHAWTVVEAAGHPALGTCLDSFHILARGSDPKGIEDIPGDRIFFLQLADAPLMAMDVLQWSRHYRCFPGQGGFDLSGLLAHVLRAGYRGPLSLEVFNDVFRQAAAGPTAVDARRSLLVLQERTRPVLPAGMALAAPPAPVVPTGVAFAELVTPDVVPVAGLLGALGFTRTARHRGKPVDLWQQGGARVLVNTGPAASRDGTALAAIGLESPDPAAAARRAEALLAPVLPRRRALDDAALDAVAAPDGTEVFFCAPTGSPAPSGPPAASTGPELRRWTDDFEPVGTGAPAARPAGPGSVSRIDHLALTQPWHQFDEAALFHRGVLGLTGQESVDVADPYGLHRSRAVTNADGSVRIALGVGPAPTDDGARVQHIALATDDVAEAARRFRASGGRLLPIPANYHDDLAARHDLDAEELAVLRDLGILYDRDAHGEFRHCYTETIGRVFFELVQRDGGYRGYGAQNAPVRLAAQHATGRPGR
- a CDS encoding shikimate dehydrogenase, which produces MSQTSYLVGLIGSGIGPSLSPVLHEHEADRLGLRCLYRLIDLDTLGVAPEAVGDLVRAARDVGFDGLNITHPCKQLVIGHLDDLTPQAAALGAVNTVVFEDGRAIGHNTDVTGFAASFARGLPDVSLERVVQLGAGGAGAAVAHAVLTLGAGHVTVVDALPDRAARLAAALRRHFGTGRAAAAAPDALAGLLARADGVVHATPTGMAAHPGLPFPARLLRPGLWVAEVVYRPLETELVRAARAAGCAVLDGGGMAAFQAADAFRLFTGREPDPARMLADIAEPAGSPVPAAENA
- a CDS encoding TetR family transcriptional regulator, with amino-acid sequence MTSVEEPARPGGRIRDAARTRAEILDVATQEFSRAGFAGARVDEIAARTSTTKRMIYYYFGGKEQLFTAVLERAYTVIRQAEQKLDVEHLDPVAAIRRLAELTFDHHEAHPDFIRLVSIENIHEAEHIVASDELGSIGSPALDVIGRILATGRASGLFTADVDAVDLHAMISSFCFFRVSNRHTFGALFGRDLVAADQRDRYRAMLGDMVIAYLTADRTAG